One window of Flavobacterium ammonificans genomic DNA carries:
- a CDS encoding DUF6671 family protein yields MFQGRKLLIATKHKKEKVISPIIESELGVISEINTLFDTDSLGTFSGEIDRKDDVITTLKKKCLQAMDLHNVDLAIASEGSFGAHPSVFFLPGNEEFLILIDFKNNLEITASELVTDTNFNAQFVSEKDELLEFAKRVHFPSHGLILKSDKEKWEKIYKGITNEDELIETFENLKQEFGKAYVETDMRANYNPTRMNVIEKTTRKLVDKIKNKCPQCACPGFDVTSVKRGLACSQCNSATQSILSLLYCCKKCNYSLEKMYPNNKKSEDPMYCDYCNP; encoded by the coding sequence ATGTTTCAAGGTCGTAAACTACTTATTGCAACAAAACATAAAAAAGAGAAAGTAATTTCTCCTATAATTGAAAGTGAGTTAGGAGTAATTAGTGAAATCAACACACTTTTCGATACCGATAGTTTGGGGACTTTTAGTGGAGAAATCGATAGAAAGGATGACGTAATCACTACTCTCAAAAAAAAATGTTTACAAGCTATGGATCTTCATAATGTTGATCTAGCTATAGCAAGTGAAGGCTCTTTTGGAGCTCATCCATCAGTATTTTTTTTACCTGGCAATGAGGAGTTTTTAATATTAATTGATTTTAAAAACAATTTAGAAATTACAGCTAGTGAATTAGTAACAGATACTAATTTCAATGCTCAATTTGTTTCAGAAAAAGACGAATTACTAGAATTTGCCAAACGGGTTCATTTTCCATCGCATGGATTAATTTTAAAATCTGATAAGGAAAAATGGGAAAAAATATATAAAGGAATTACAAACGAGGATGAACTTATTGAAACATTTGAAAATCTAAAACAAGAATTTGGTAAGGCTTATGTTGAAACTGATATGAGGGCCAATTACAATCCAACTAGAATGAATGTAATTGAAAAAACTACTCGAAAACTGGTTGATAAAATTAAGAATAAATGTCCTCAATGCGCTTGTCCGGGATTTGATGTTACTAGTGTAAAAAGAGGATTAGCTTGTAGCCAATGTAATTCTGCAACTCAATCCATACTTAGTCTATTGTATTGCTGCAAAAAATGCAACTACTCATTAGAAAAAATGTACCCAAATAATAAAAAATCAGAAGATCCAATGTATTGTGACTATTGCAATCCTTAA
- a CDS encoding LysR substrate-binding domain-containing protein — translation MTITQLKYVLAVAEYKNFTVAADKCFVTQPTLSMQIQKIEEELSIQIFDRTKKPIQLTDIGLKIVSQAKNIVNEADRIQDIVEQQKGFIGGEFRLGIIPTIMPTLLPMFLNNFIKKYPKVKLIIEELNTDEIITKLNNGHLDAAIAATPLQEEKIKEIVLYFEPFVAYIPEQHHHFNKQEIEVADLNIDEILLLQDGHCFRDGILNLCKNNSKNDINHFQIESGSFETLIKLADEGLGTTLLPYLHTLDLKDADKLKLRHFKEPKPAREVSLIYPKSELKIHIIDALRTTISGVIKGAITFQNVEIISPLQKK, via the coding sequence ATGACAATCACTCAATTGAAATACGTACTGGCTGTTGCCGAATACAAGAATTTTACAGTAGCAGCAGATAAATGTTTTGTAACTCAGCCAACACTAAGTATGCAAATTCAAAAAATTGAAGAAGAACTTAGCATTCAAATTTTTGACCGTACAAAAAAACCGATTCAATTGACAGATATTGGTCTTAAAATAGTATCACAAGCTAAGAATATTGTGAATGAAGCTGACAGAATTCAAGATATCGTTGAACAACAAAAAGGATTTATTGGGGGTGAATTCAGATTAGGAATAATTCCAACAATTATGCCTACTTTGTTACCAATGTTCTTAAATAATTTTATCAAAAAATATCCCAAAGTTAAATTAATAATTGAGGAATTAAATACTGACGAAATTATCACTAAATTAAATAACGGACATTTAGATGCCGCTATAGCTGCTACACCTCTACAAGAAGAAAAAATTAAAGAAATTGTATTGTACTTTGAGCCATTTGTGGCTTATATCCCTGAACAACATCATCATTTTAATAAACAAGAAATTGAAGTTGCAGATTTGAATATAGATGAAATTCTTTTACTACAAGACGGACATTGTTTTAGAGATGGGATACTTAATCTATGTAAAAATAACAGCAAAAATGATATCAATCATTTTCAGATCGAAAGTGGAAGTTTTGAAACCTTAATAAAATTAGCAGACGAAGGATTAGGTACTACTTTATTACCGTATTTACATACCTTGGATTTAAAAGATGCAGACAAGTTAAAATTACGTCATTTTAAAGAACCTAAACCAGCTAGAGAAGTGAGTTTAATTTATCCAAAAAGTGAATTAAAAATACACATCATCGATGCATTGCGTACTACCATCTCTGGAGTCATAAAAGGAGCAATTACATTTCAAAATGTTGAAATAATAAGTCCGCTACAAAAAAAATAA
- a CDS encoding LysR family transcriptional regulator, which translates to MNYTLHQLKVFLKVSKTRSITKAAEELNLSQPAVSIQLKNLQDQFEIPLTEVIGRQLYITDFGKEIAIAVEQIVNEVNKINYKSLAYKGIMSGVLKISVVSTGKYVMPFYLSDFMNANKGIELEMDVTNKTKVITALKNNEIDFALVSSIPDDINLEFESLMENKLFLVGGKQIRYSDEFKMKTLLQDIPLIFREEGSATRLYMEEYIKNKGLVVKSKLQLTSNEAVKQAVISGLGVSIMPLIGLKNELERGDIKIIQFEDLPMISNWKLIWLKDKKMSPVAQAYLTYLQAEKLRINESVFSWINNY; encoded by the coding sequence ATGAATTATACTCTACATCAATTAAAAGTTTTTTTGAAAGTTTCAAAAACTAGAAGTATTACTAAGGCTGCAGAGGAGTTAAATCTTTCTCAACCGGCGGTGTCCATTCAATTAAAAAATTTACAAGATCAATTTGAGATACCTTTAACAGAAGTTATTGGTAGACAGCTTTATATAACTGATTTTGGAAAAGAAATTGCAATTGCTGTTGAGCAAATCGTAAATGAGGTTAATAAAATTAATTATAAGTCACTGGCATATAAAGGGATTATGTCTGGTGTTTTAAAAATTTCAGTTGTTTCTACCGGTAAGTACGTAATGCCTTTTTATTTATCTGATTTTATGAATGCCAATAAAGGGATTGAATTAGAAATGGATGTAACAAATAAAACAAAAGTAATTACAGCTCTCAAGAATAATGAAATCGATTTTGCATTAGTGTCTAGCATTCCAGATGATATCAATTTAGAATTTGAATCCTTAATGGAAAATAAATTATTTCTTGTTGGGGGAAAACAAATACGATATAGTGATGAGTTTAAGATGAAAACTCTTCTTCAAGATATTCCATTAATTTTCAGAGAAGAGGGTTCGGCTACTAGATTGTATATGGAAGAATACATAAAAAATAAAGGGTTAGTTGTAAAAAGCAAACTCCAACTCACATCAAATGAAGCTGTAAAACAAGCAGTAATATCCGGTTTAGGAGTTTCCATTATGCCTTTGATTGGGTTGAAGAATGAGCTAGAAAGAGGCGACATAAAAATAATTCAGTTTGAAGATTTACCTATGATTTCCAATTGGAAATTAATATGGTTAAAGGATAAAAAAATGAGCCCTGTAGCACAAGCTTATCTAACTTATTTACAAGCAGAAAAATTAAGAATTAATGAAAGTGTTTTTTCTTGGATTAATAATTACTAG
- a CDS encoding acyl-CoA dehydrogenase family protein, with translation MEDITRGGQFLVKETKCENIFTPEDFSEEQIMMRDSVKEFVDKEIWPFKDRFEKKDYALTEETMRKAGEMGFLSIAVPESYGGMGMGFVDTCLVCDYISGATGSFSTAFGAHTGIGTMPITLYGTEEQKQKYVPKLASGEWFGAYCLTEPGAGSDANSGKTKAVLSEDGTHYKITGQKMWISNAGFCSLFIVFARIEDDKNITGFILENTADNGISFGEEEHKLGIRASSTRQVFFNETKVPVENMLSERGNGFKIAMNALNVGRIKLAAACLDAQRRVVSNAVNYANERVQFNTPISSFGAIRAKLAEMATSTYAGESATYRAAQDIETRIKLREAEGISHQEAELKGVEEFAIECSILKVAVSEDVQNCADEGIQVYGGMGFSEDTPMESAWRDARIARIYEGTNEINRMLAVGMLIKKAMKGQVDLLGPAMKVQEELMGIPSFDTPDYYELFSEEKEMIGKLKKAFLMVAGGAIQKFGTDLEAHQQLLMAAADMLIEIYMAESTVLRTEKLAKKQGEANVQEQIAMARLYLYQAVDIVTQKGKEGIVSFAEGDEQRMMLMGLRRFTKYTNMPNVVALREVITSKLVLENTYCY, from the coding sequence ATGGAAGATATTACTAGAGGAGGACAATTCCTTGTAAAAGAAACTAAATGTGAAAATATATTCACACCAGAAGATTTTTCTGAGGAGCAAATCATGATGCGTGATTCGGTTAAAGAATTTGTAGACAAAGAAATTTGGCCGTTCAAAGATCGTTTTGAAAAGAAAGATTATGCTTTAACCGAAGAAACCATGCGTAAAGCAGGGGAAATGGGTTTCTTAAGTATTGCAGTTCCTGAATCGTATGGCGGAATGGGAATGGGATTTGTAGATACTTGTTTAGTTTGCGATTATATTTCGGGAGCAACGGGTTCGTTTTCAACAGCTTTTGGTGCGCATACAGGAATTGGTACTATGCCAATTACTTTATATGGAACAGAAGAACAAAAGCAAAAATACGTTCCGAAATTAGCTTCGGGCGAATGGTTTGGAGCCTATTGTTTAACTGAACCAGGAGCAGGAAGTGATGCTAATTCAGGTAAAACAAAAGCGGTTTTGTCTGAAGATGGAACACATTACAAAATCACAGGACAAAAAATGTGGATTTCTAATGCTGGTTTTTGTTCACTTTTTATCGTTTTTGCAAGAATTGAAGACGATAAAAACATTACTGGTTTCATCCTAGAAAATACAGCTGACAATGGAATTTCTTTTGGAGAAGAAGAACATAAATTAGGAATTCGTGCTTCATCAACACGTCAGGTATTCTTTAACGAAACGAAAGTGCCAGTTGAAAACATGTTATCTGAAAGAGGAAACGGGTTTAAAATTGCTATGAACGCTTTGAATGTTGGTCGTATTAAATTAGCGGCTGCATGTTTGGATGCACAACGCCGAGTAGTTTCAAATGCAGTAAACTATGCTAATGAAAGAGTTCAATTTAACACTCCAATTTCAAGTTTTGGTGCTATTCGTGCTAAATTAGCTGAAATGGCTACCTCTACTTATGCGGGAGAAAGTGCAACTTATCGAGCAGCGCAAGATATTGAAACTCGAATCAAACTTCGTGAAGCGGAAGGTATTTCACACCAAGAAGCAGAATTAAAAGGAGTTGAGGAATTTGCTATTGAATGTTCTATCTTGAAAGTAGCCGTTTCAGAAGACGTACAAAATTGTGCTGATGAAGGTATTCAAGTATATGGCGGAATGGGATTCTCTGAAGATACTCCAATGGAATCGGCTTGGAGAGATGCTCGTATTGCACGTATTTATGAAGGAACTAACGAAATCAACAGAATGCTTGCTGTGGGTATGCTAATCAAAAAAGCCATGAAAGGTCAGGTAGATTTATTAGGCCCTGCAATGAAAGTGCAAGAAGAGTTAATGGGTATTCCTTCTTTTGACACACCAGATTATTATGAATTATTTTCAGAAGAAAAAGAAATGATTGGTAAATTGAAAAAAGCATTCTTAATGGTTGCGGGTGGTGCTATTCAGAAATTTGGAACTGATTTAGAAGCACACCAACAATTATTGATGGCTGCCGCTGATATGCTAATTGAAATTTATATGGCTGAAAGTACAGTTTTAAGAACTGAAAAATTAGCTAAAAAACAAGGCGAAGCTAATGTTCAAGAACAAATAGCAATGGCTAGATTATACTTATATCAAGCTGTTGATATTGTAACTCAAAAAGGAAAAGAAGGTATTGTATCTTTTGCTGAAGGAGATGAACAACGAATGATGTTAATGGGGCTACGTCGTTTTACTAAATATACTAATATGCCAAACGTAGTAGCGCTAAGAGAAGTAATTACTTCAAAATTAGTTTTAGAAAACACTTACTGTTACTAA
- the mnmD gene encoding tRNA (5-methylaminomethyl-2-thiouridine)(34)-methyltransferase MnmD — MEREIIRTKDGSTTIHIKDWDECYHSKHGAIQEAQHVFIKNGLALYQNQSVSILEIGFGTGLNAFITYLESKKLDLEINYVGVEAYPVSISELSAMNYVSELNADDKNAIFNLFHESNWEEKVVIDPFFTITKRQQFFEEITDCEQYDLIYFDAFGYRVQPDLWSTSIFKKMHTALRPGGKLVTYAARGVVKRSMIEVGFTVEKLPGPPGKREMFRATKYK; from the coding sequence TTGGAGAGAGAAATAATTAGAACTAAAGACGGCTCAACTACCATACATATTAAAGATTGGGATGAATGTTATCATTCCAAACATGGTGCTATTCAAGAAGCACAACATGTATTTATTAAGAATGGACTTGCTTTATATCAAAATCAATCAGTTTCAATTCTTGAAATTGGCTTTGGGACAGGTCTGAATGCATTTATTACCTATCTCGAATCTAAAAAGTTAGATTTGGAAATTAACTATGTCGGAGTAGAGGCATATCCTGTAAGTATTTCTGAATTAAGTGCTATGAATTATGTTTCAGAATTGAATGCAGATGATAAGAATGCGATTTTTAATTTATTTCATGAATCAAACTGGGAGGAAAAGGTAGTGATTGATCCTTTTTTTACCATTACTAAAAGACAACAGTTTTTTGAAGAAATTACCGATTGTGAACAATACGATTTAATTTATTTTGACGCTTTTGGTTACAGAGTTCAACCCGACTTATGGAGTACTTCTATATTTAAAAAAATGCATACAGCATTGCGACCGGGAGGAAAATTAGTAACCTATGCAGCACGAGGTGTAGTAAAAAGAAGTATGATCGAAGTAGGTTTTACTGTAGAAAAACTTCCGGGACCTCCAGGTAAGAGAGAAATGTTTAGGGCTACTAAGTATAAGTGA
- a CDS encoding L-threonylcarbamoyladenylate synthase has translation MTLITKDIQKAVAALNKGQVIAIPTETVYGLAANIYDDNAVNSIFEIKKRPNNNPLIVHIKSIDELASVAREVPPIAEKLASHFWPGPLTLVLKKQKTISNLISSGKDTVAVRVPNHKVTLNLLENLNYPLAAPSANPFGSISPTNTNHVFQYFNDQIDIILEGGSCSNGIESTIIGFDNNEAILYRHGSIAIEEIEKITGPLTIVTKDNTAPSAPGMFTRHYAPSTKSFLVDDCRKELESFGTEKIGVLQFQHKIETDRPITQYVLSSTGDFMEASKNLYAYLHEMDSLQLDILLIEKLPNINLGKSINDRLNRAVAES, from the coding sequence ATGACACTAATCACTAAAGATATTCAAAAAGCTGTAGCCGCTTTAAACAAAGGGCAAGTAATTGCTATACCAACTGAAACTGTATATGGATTAGCGGCTAATATTTATGATGACAATGCCGTAAATTCTATTTTTGAAATTAAAAAAAGACCGAATAATAATCCATTAATTGTACACATTAAGTCAATAGACGAGTTAGCTAGTGTTGCAAGAGAAGTCCCTCCTATTGCAGAAAAACTCGCAAGTCACTTTTGGCCAGGACCTTTAACACTTGTTTTAAAAAAACAAAAAACAATTTCCAATCTTATCAGTTCTGGGAAAGATACCGTAGCAGTAAGAGTTCCAAATCATAAAGTGACACTCAATTTACTTGAAAATTTAAATTATCCACTTGCTGCTCCAAGCGCAAATCCATTTGGTTCAATTAGTCCAACAAATACTAACCATGTATTTCAATATTTTAACGATCAAATTGATATCATTTTAGAGGGTGGAAGTTGTAGTAATGGAATTGAATCTACTATTATAGGTTTTGATAACAACGAAGCTATACTTTACCGACATGGTTCAATCGCCATAGAAGAAATTGAAAAAATCACTGGACCTCTTACAATTGTTACTAAAGATAATACTGCCCCAAGTGCTCCTGGAATGTTCACAAGACACTACGCACCGTCAACCAAATCATTTCTGGTGGACGATTGTCGCAAAGAATTGGAATCATTTGGTACTGAAAAAATAGGTGTGCTACAATTTCAACATAAAATAGAAACAGATAGACCTATAACTCAATATGTTTTATCCTCAACTGGAGATTTTATGGAAGCTTCAAAAAACTTATATGCGTATTTACATGAAATGGATTCTCTTCAATTAGACATCCTTTTGATTGAAAAATTACCAAACATCAATTTAGGAAAATCAATTAACGACCGATTAAACAGAGCAGTTGCAGAATCATGA
- a CDS encoding sodium-dependent bicarbonate transport family permease — translation MNTNLLIENLTNPALLFFVLGIIAVYLKSDLEIPENSSKFISLYLLFAIGFKGGQELSHEEFTSEIIWSMLFGIGISAFIPCYTFFILKRKLNVFDAGAIAAAYGSVSAVTFVTAVSYLEAHQLELHGHMVAIMALMESPAIIIGLLLISNYDNSEKKKINQKSILKHSLTNGSVLLILGSLIIGFFADAKQAEGIKPFTNDLFKGFLAIFLLDMGISSGKKLKSFFNCGWFPFVFAIVIPILNGCLFAVLSSFVTDEITNRFIFAILAASASYIAVPATMKITVPKANPGLYLPMALAVTFPVNITIGMPIYLSVIYNTM, via the coding sequence ATGAACACAAATTTACTGATTGAAAACCTCACAAATCCAGCCCTTCTTTTCTTTGTATTAGGAATTATTGCCGTTTACTTAAAAAGTGATTTGGAAATTCCAGAGAACTCATCAAAATTTATATCACTCTACTTACTTTTTGCAATTGGATTTAAAGGGGGGCAAGAACTTTCGCATGAAGAATTTACTAGTGAAATTATTTGGTCCATGCTTTTTGGAATCGGAATTTCAGCTTTCATACCGTGTTACACCTTTTTTATATTAAAACGTAAATTAAATGTATTTGACGCAGGAGCTATTGCGGCAGCTTACGGATCAGTTAGTGCAGTGACTTTTGTAACCGCAGTGTCATATCTTGAGGCACATCAACTGGAGCTACACGGCCATATGGTTGCAATAATGGCTTTAATGGAATCCCCAGCAATAATCATTGGACTATTGCTAATATCAAATTATGACAATTCAGAAAAGAAAAAAATTAATCAGAAGTCAATATTAAAGCATTCTCTTACTAATGGAAGTGTGCTATTAATTTTAGGAAGTTTAATTATTGGCTTCTTTGCTGATGCTAAACAAGCTGAGGGAATAAAGCCTTTTACTAATGATTTGTTTAAAGGATTTTTAGCTATTTTTCTTTTAGATATGGGGATTTCTAGCGGTAAAAAATTAAAATCATTCTTTAACTGTGGATGGTTTCCATTCGTTTTTGCAATTGTGATTCCAATCCTCAATGGATGCCTTTTTGCTGTGCTAAGTTCCTTTGTCACTGACGAAATTACCAATCGATTTATATTTGCAATACTTGCTGCGAGTGCTTCTTACATAGCTGTTCCAGCAACAATGAAAATTACTGTTCCTAAAGCTAATCCTGGTTTGTATTTACCGATGGCTTTAGCAGTAACATTTCCAGTTAATATTACTATAGGAATGCCTATCTATTTGTCTGTCATCTATAATACTATGTAA
- a CDS encoding LETM1-related biofilm-associated protein, with amino-acid sequence MINPSVPGWIAKFYSEQKISEMELVSDSSSFYESLQTSGFIYGHIIALHTNTPIPIQGWFKEEVSKVALFNSLLEVYSLTNDTLNWSEFIEKTVSYYNEMHPEGFNLFKKLLPKNSPSLTLEKFIDERVQTNENSIIKNFSHLVTNALLFIDVLGFRQFLIHGNIPEKYLKRIEETIVNIVTLALKVKSDKSQYDDLLIKLFEASIRYSKFSAPTKLNLDSFQLEYFTDELEKKYLIDIAGMAMWNDGVLDSNELFFLKELAAKLSISEEFVDQSVLKTNQFISKHKKNIPYFNYSNPVKHFYEHTTQSVLTLLARNKTRLVKEIVQSKELMMLLAISTRRDLDEKEKKKIKKQILDICKTIPSLTIFLLPGGSLLLPLLIKFIPTMLPSSFNENLED; translated from the coding sequence ATGATTAACCCTTCAGTTCCAGGATGGATTGCTAAATTTTATAGCGAACAAAAAATTTCAGAAATGGAATTGGTTTCCGATAGTAGTTCATTTTATGAATCCCTACAAACATCGGGTTTTATCTACGGTCATATCATTGCACTTCATACCAACACTCCTATTCCAATTCAAGGTTGGTTTAAAGAAGAAGTTTCAAAAGTAGCGTTATTCAACTCGCTTTTGGAAGTATATTCATTAACTAATGATACGTTAAACTGGTCTGAATTCATTGAGAAAACTGTATCATATTACAACGAAATGCATCCTGAAGGTTTTAACTTATTCAAAAAATTACTTCCGAAAAATAGTCCTTCGCTAACACTTGAAAAATTCATTGATGAAAGAGTGCAAACTAATGAGAATAGTATCATCAAAAATTTCTCTCACTTAGTCACAAATGCACTTTTATTTATTGATGTTTTAGGATTTCGTCAATTTTTAATTCACGGCAATATACCTGAAAAATATCTCAAAAGAATTGAAGAAACCATTGTGAATATTGTGACTTTGGCATTAAAGGTGAAATCAGATAAATCTCAATATGATGACTTGCTGATCAAACTTTTTGAAGCATCAATTCGCTACAGCAAATTTTCTGCTCCAACCAAATTAAATCTAGATAGTTTTCAACTAGAGTACTTTACCGATGAACTTGAAAAAAAATATTTAATTGATATTGCGGGTATGGCGATGTGGAATGACGGCGTATTAGATTCCAATGAGTTATTCTTTTTAAAGGAATTAGCTGCAAAACTCTCAATATCAGAAGAATTTGTAGATCAAAGTGTTCTCAAAACAAATCAATTCATTTCTAAGCACAAGAAAAATATCCCATACTTCAATTATTCTAATCCTGTAAAGCATTTTTACGAGCATACTACTCAAAGTGTCCTCACATTACTTGCTAGAAACAAAACTAGATTGGTAAAAGAAATTGTTCAAAGTAAAGAATTAATGATGCTTTTAGCTATTTCAACCAGAAGAGATTTAGACGAAAAGGAGAAAAAGAAGATAAAAAAACAAATTCTTGATATTTGTAAAACTATTCCATCGCTAACTATTTTTCTTTTACCAGGAGGAAGTTTACTATTGCCATTGCTGATTAAATTTATTCCAACAATGCTTCCTTCGTCATTTAATGAAAATTTAGAGGACTAG
- a CDS encoding dihydroorotase — protein MRLIIRNAKIVNEGTIVTKDILINNERIEKIDHSISLDAGHLYEEINAEGLYVLPGFIDDQVHFREPGLTHKATIFSESRAAVAGGITSFMDMPNTVPNTLTNELLEEKYALASKSSLANYSFFMGLTKDNWEETLKTDTENVCGVTDDGLYFSKEDGIIANYPDYIEKIFANSNTLIALHSENDGIIKNNTALYRQQFNNDIPFKYHSLIRSEEACYETTKNVIDIAKKYDNRLHLFHISTSAETELFENSIPLHKKRITAEACVHHLWFSDKDYDNLGAKIKWNPSIKSKGNQIGLFNALHSGKIDIIATDHAPHTLEEKSGNYFEAMSGGPLVQHALPALLEFYHENKMSLEMIAAKTAHNVAEIYKIKERGYIREGYYADLVLVDLNNSWQVTPNSILYKCDWSPFENQIFKSKIISTIVNGQVVYSNGKFNEIKNGKRLKFDKIR, from the coding sequence ATGAGACTAATTATTAGAAACGCCAAAATTGTTAATGAAGGTACAATTGTAACAAAGGATATCTTAATCAACAATGAAAGAATAGAGAAAATTGACCATTCGATTTCTTTAGATGCTGGACATTTATATGAAGAAATTAACGCAGAAGGTCTGTATGTACTTCCAGGTTTTATTGACGACCAAGTTCATTTTAGAGAACCTGGATTAACACATAAAGCAACCATTTTCTCAGAATCTAGGGCAGCTGTAGCGGGAGGAATTACATCCTTTATGGATATGCCTAATACGGTGCCAAATACACTCACCAATGAACTACTTGAAGAAAAATATGCGTTAGCTTCTAAAAGCTCATTGGCAAACTATTCTTTTTTTATGGGATTAACCAAAGACAATTGGGAAGAAACTTTAAAAACGGATACAGAAAATGTTTGTGGAGTTACTGATGACGGTTTATATTTTTCTAAAGAGGATGGAATAATAGCAAATTACCCTGACTATATTGAGAAAATATTTGCTAATTCAAATACATTAATTGCTTTGCACAGTGAAAATGATGGCATTATTAAAAACAACACAGCGCTTTACAGACAACAATTTAACAATGACATTCCTTTTAAATACCATTCTTTAATTCGAAGTGAAGAAGCTTGCTATGAAACAACAAAAAATGTAATTGATATAGCAAAAAAGTATGATAACCGACTGCATCTTTTTCACATTTCGACAAGTGCAGAAACTGAGTTGTTTGAAAATTCAATACCATTACATAAAAAACGAATTACTGCAGAAGCTTGTGTCCATCATTTATGGTTTTCAGATAAAGATTACGATAATCTTGGCGCAAAAATAAAATGGAATCCATCAATTAAGTCCAAAGGCAATCAAATTGGGTTATTCAATGCATTACATAGCGGAAAGATAGATATAATTGCTACTGATCATGCGCCACATACTTTGGAAGAAAAAAGTGGTAATTATTTTGAAGCAATGTCGGGCGGTCCATTAGTTCAACACGCATTACCTGCCTTACTTGAATTTTACCATGAAAACAAAATGTCGTTAGAAATGATTGCTGCTAAAACAGCTCACAATGTAGCCGAAATATATAAAATAAAAGAGCGAGGCTATATTAGAGAAGGCTACTACGCTGACTTAGTGTTAGTCGATTTGAATAATTCATGGCAGGTTACACCAAATTCTATCTTGTACAAATGTGATTGGTCACCATTTGAAAATCAAATATTCAAGAGCAAAATAATATCTACAATTGTCAATGGTCAGGTTGTGTATTCCAATGGGAAATTCAATGAGATCAAAAACGGAAAGAGATTAAAATTCGATAAAATTCGATAA
- a CDS encoding superoxide dismutase family protein, with translation MKKIIFSIVLIIVVIIGCKTVSKNTKQLRLNFEAKSNSNVSGTATFIENKGKVTFEAKLSGLQPGVHAIHIHEKSDCSAADGSSAGGHWNPTFKKHGKWAEGEYHKGDIGNFTADENGNGTITLTTDEWCIGCDDPTKDVTGKSLIVHKDKDDFVSQPTGNSGARIACSAIIK, from the coding sequence ATGAAAAAAATAATCTTTTCAATTGTCTTAATAATCGTTGTAATTATTGGTTGTAAAACAGTGTCGAAAAACACCAAACAATTGCGATTAAATTTTGAAGCTAAAAGCAATAGTAATGTGTCAGGAACTGCAACTTTTATTGAAAATAAAGGTAAAGTTACTTTTGAAGCTAAACTTTCAGGATTACAGCCAGGTGTTCATGCAATACATATTCATGAAAAATCAGATTGTTCAGCAGCAGATGGTAGTTCGGCAGGTGGACATTGGAATCCTACTTTTAAAAAGCATGGTAAATGGGCCGAGGGAGAATATCATAAAGGAGATATAGGTAACTTTACAGCTGATGAAAATGGAAATGGAACAATAACTTTAACTACTGATGAGTGGTGTATTGGTTGTGATGATCCAACTAAGGATGTTACAGGCAAAAGTCTGATTGTTCACAAAGACAAAGATGATTTTGTATCACAACCTACAGGAAATTCAGGAGCACGAATAGCTTGCTCAGCTATAATAAAATAG